In one Brassica oleracea var. oleracea cultivar TO1000 chromosome C9, BOL, whole genome shotgun sequence genomic region, the following are encoded:
- the LOC106315204 gene encoding uncharacterized protein LOC106315204, giving the protein MCSSLNFPHPTTTADDLEDLYKVYGVDRSVVLELASTHETPETETILEVLAEVGLSLTQLLPKFLRHLVAFLVKAREEGLAFGLREFRQFVRVKRNNQTPGTFLVSPRPGRHFIEDVPYRDVKWREQFFVFRLDRASMGDFDFSRLSRRLAENITSSGSSPMSDEIRGLMRVLRRGRSNWSTFDRTRIQTVFALPVRTGKAPLIVMSEDEAGHSREVAGTPSAHAQSSDRLNRQFVRRSSFRTSGSASKGVSEENRPPISLSPGSDDETVVVTRKRRRSSPGPSRPRFVPKGDGSSFAAQSDLISFAGRMMSVGCRLPSLASSVEREAYAKVVVVSSKVMEAFNEYVVTMEDHVAASQNDKEIESIGSEIERLSKELEATKREGKEDAERIEKL; this is encoded by the exons ATGTGTTCATCTCTTAATTTTCCTCACCCAACTACTACAGCTGATGATCTCGAGGACCTTTACAAAGTCTATGGGGTTGACCGTTCCGTCGTCCTTGAGTTGGCTAGTACGCATGAGACTCCTGAAACC GAAACGATACTCGAGGTCCTGGCGGAGGTTGGGTTATCGCTTACTCAGCTTCTCCCGAAGTTTCTCAGGCATCTTGTCGCCTTTTTGGTTAAGGCTAGGGAAGAGGGTCTTGCTTTTGGTCTTAGAGAGTTTCGCCAGTTCGTTCGGGTGAAGCGGAACAATCAGACCCCTGGGACTTTCCTCGTATCTCCGCGTCCTGGTCGCCACTTCATAGAGGATGTCCCTTATCGTGACGTGAAGTGGCGCGAGCAATTCTTTGTTTTCCGGTTGGATCGAGCATCCATGGGTGACTTTGATTTCTCCCGGCTCTCCCGGCGTTTGGCTGAGAATATCA CTTCTTCTGGAAGTTCTCCAATGTCGGATGAGATCCGCGGTCTGATGAGGGTCCTTAGGAGAGGTCGTTCGAATTGGTCCACTTTTGACCGAACTCGGATCCAGACTGTTTTTGCCTTGCCAGTGAGAACTGGCAAAGCTCCTTTAATTGTGATGTCTGAAGATGAGGCCGGGCATTCCCGAGAGGTCGCGGGGACTCCTTCAGCCCATGCCCAGTCTTCGGATCGGTTAAATAGACAGTTTGTGAGGAGATCGTCGTTCCGAACTTCCGGGTCTGCCTCGAAAG GTGTTTCAGAAGAGAATCGACCCCCCATTTCGTTGAGTCCTGGCTCGGATGACGAGACCGTGGTGGTGACTCGTAAGCGACGTCGATCATCGCCTGGTCCATCTCGTCCTAGGTTTGTTCCCAAGGGAGATGGTTCTTCGTTTGCGGCTCAAAGCGATCTAATTTCCTTCGCTGGTCGTATGATGTCCGTGGGTTGCCGTCTCCCTTCTCTTGCTTCATCAGTCGAGAGGGAAGCATATGCCAAGGTTGTTGTGGTGAGCTCTAAG GTGATGGAGGCTTTCAATGAATATGTCGTGACGATGGAAGATCATGTCGCGGCTTCCCAGAATGATAAAGAAATCGAAAGCATTGGTTCTGAGATCGAGAGGCTTTCGAAGGAGCTTGAAGCCACCAAGCGAGAAGGGAAGGAGGATGCTGAAAGGATCGAAAAGCTTTAA